A window of Sebastes umbrosus isolate fSebUmb1 chromosome 3, fSebUmb1.pri, whole genome shotgun sequence contains these coding sequences:
- the LOC119483243 gene encoding FERM and PDZ domain-containing protein 1 isoform X1, translated as MGPKSSFITPEKRAKLRSNPVKVHFAEEVEVNGHSQGNSLLFLPNVLKVYLENGQTKAFKFDPSTTVKDIVMTLKEKLSLSHIEHFSLVLEQQHSITKLLLLHDEERIQQLVQKKEAHDYRCLFRVCFMPKTLQALLQEDPTAFEYLYLQGVNDVLQERFAIEMRCNTALRLAALHIQERLASCGQSSKTNLKIITKTWGIENFVSSTLLRNMREKDLRKAIGYHMKKSQAQNDPKQKGLAVDQTRINYLEELSDLKSFAGKSFSATMMLQDRESMVTLLVGARYGVSQVVNHKLSILSTLTEFTSITRIELLPESDKVSLVKIYLQDIKPITLLLESAAAKDMSCLIAGYCRVFVDPNLNIFPWIHDSKKHRVSAEEGYVSRCGSDSDTSSDLDMEGLVTPVSHDERPCPRLRSSSDPDGRKRKDRNRRRNKNGKEKGDKLWEDEKQKEEKDADTEKEKSPLNKNRESKSEDTEHKEETERAQGGRQTQTEITDNDSGERGEKVEGEVRAAEEQPSVSEASDSCNTDSRVITSPSSDSLDALEEDDLISCSSSSVHPSVPSQTHAHSHSPFQLHPYSHRHVQAHLLTPPPAHAHPLIHLTAHGRRGGGCRRSGDGADPQLLAPVSPSPSQKCSGNPCSDDSSLCFAELSRLVDFLPSPPEASEDDEDEEEELRRRRRRRESARRAGERGSIEGSFREHSMSPSLSSPSHMDFVFNFDQSDARCYYKLCSNITPDSARSLPRPPHHNEGEDWEEVEEGPATAVDMEPIPILQPPPGFGDSSSDEEFFDARDRFTSPEDPTLGAMPRDIHTEMKLDFLSTLSLSDIRVSVTDADKDGNVEEDRKGGDEEGGGRETLFQLRKRSRKRRSFMETDYTSRVSYPEPDPVKQDLVSSRLHRNLLAEANNTQVLSSDPEPSEQTQNPSPTVSSLTHSEGEPALLESKPILSKSCSRGPGSTCGLGSCEQTRDPSRTRKQEMEMEPDAMESKSVTDLVKAASPTITVVRCRVDPDGKESADRRGDGKEEGQEEEEMGEGKEEGEEEEETAGVSGNGPFTNHMFLPESTEEEGNGEEGKKEGARGYSSSSKRPLIGAERQPEANTLPAGLIDVNKKSSNGLLGACLIALEQNSHVEEHVLEGVLEKSSYSPPPPPPSSPLPPVPVLHKSQSDCLVQGEGSSENTGASTEMCSSNSEVMPLSKQSHTNKAQFHLDITTSEDDAIGVVSSAMTTSDEVTDSTNSDNVFFDDDASNSLNSSSGDKKDDWATKHSISATLATASKSESQITIKSLTNTEAHTRVSSVNSDYTRAINSITAKLGAATRATSPTFNSGTRLQREVTHASCSDQSIDKPRSNSTGLIAEAKDSLTSLSLAKVNATTIHNLSKAPPSPTHFLIQTCSPSIMGRLSASTLRGKIQQLPLYLSRSQEVLNQAGVGNVAQSSAEDNNRKDVEITIKVTDVDDVTQTIDFETAESVESDDSDTTVTGSEVDGELFFETNMAKSSHSVSEVMEVSSPSPVQTEPKPQHQKLLYTGPIKNTPGPITEPPASLGISLQRDSSGLKMDTPGPIKDAPESKMKVTSPGEDIPGYKMYQSCSILPPIVVTTQNLNGPGLPFHSQSQKVRRTSSDRPLMGFCRPNSDSPKPLSSGCKVFTICEDISQTKSLAEVGTAPPLKSEFGCTSVLASGCESVVEGVQVPLDACGCPTVYTNCFSSGDSFDEELTVYEFSCRTQSSGVTPAGVPLMTTPPVPSFLSTSSTRSPSFPRSILFSSSTSELSPLLSPLSDASDRFLPQMHKDTISRLGQQRYPEPPTGFQVLRVDVDQLLSFLENSGADRSVASHGGRHPRDTCPTHFTENKRVLQIEARRLMSGCQKVVGIGQSPQEMLHSLADSFRTLVELAGICLWFSGCERCDRRNTEAVAGLADVARSFRDFCLAAERASSKRSCQDPELQVAGEAVHRAHRLRLLPHSAVPHPHCTMSGPQPLKSF; from the exons GGCAACTCGCTGCTCTTCCTGCCTAATGTTCTGAAGGTGTATCTGGAGAACGGGCAGACCAAGGCATTTAAATTTGACCCCAGCACCACAGTCAAG GACATTGTGATGACACTGAAGGAAAAGCTTTCTCTGAGCCATATTGAACACTTCTCCCTGGTGctggagcagcagcacagcATTACCAAACTACTGCTGCTACATGATGAGGAGAGGATAcagcag ctggTCCAGAAGAAAGAGGCCCACGACTACAGATGTCTGTTCCGTGTTTGTTTCATGCCCAAAACCCTCCAGGCGCTGCTGCAGGAGGATCCCACTGCCTTTGAGTACCTCTACCTGCAG ggaGTGAATGATGTGCTGCAGGAGCGCTTTGCTATAGAGATGAGGTGTAATACTGCCCTGCGACTCGCTGCACTGCACATCCAGGAGAGATTGGCAAGCTGTGGACAGTCATCAAAGACCAACCTGAAGATAATCAC GAAGACATGGGGCATAGAGAACTTTGTGTCATCCACCTTGTTGAGGAACATGCGAGAGAAAGATCTGAGGAAAGCCATCGGCTACCACATGAAGAAGAGCCAAGCACAGAACGATCCAAAGCAGAAGGGCCTGGCGGTCGATCAGACGCGGATAAACTACCTAGAGGAGCTCAGCGATCTCAAGTCATTTGCAGGGAAATCCTTCAGTGCCACAATGATG CTTCAGGACAGGGAGTCGATGGTGACCCTGTTGGTGGGGGCGCGCTACGGGGTGAGTCAGGTGGTCAACCACAAACTGAGCATCCTGTCCACCCTCACAGAGTTCACCAGCATCACACGAATCGAGCTGCTGCCTGAATCGGACAAGGTCAGCCTGGTCAAAATATACCTGCAGGACATCAAG CCCATCACATTACTACTGGAGTCGGCGGCCGCCAAAGACATGTCCTGCCTGATAGCAGGGTACTGCCGAGTGTTTGTTGATCCCAACCTCAACATCTTTCCCTGGATCCATGACTCCAAGAAGCACAGAGTGTCTGCTGAGGAAG GTTATGTATCACGGTGTGGCAGCGACTCAGACACCTCCTCAGACTTGGACATGGAGGGGCTGGTCACCCCGGTATCTCATGACGAGAGGCCCTGCCCTCGTCTCAGATCCTCGTCAGACCCAGacgggagaaaaagaaaagacagaaacagaaggagaaacaaaaaCGGCAAAGAAAAGGGAGATAAACTTTGGGAGGATGAAAAGcaaaaggaagaaaaggatGCTGACACCGAAAAGGAAAAGTCTCCCTTAAATAAGAATAGAGAGAgtaagagtgaagatacagagcacaaggaggagacggagagagcgCAGGGTGGTCGGCAAACACAGACCGAGATAACGGACAATGATTCTGGGGAGCGAGGGGAAAAAGTGGAAGGAGAGGTGCGAGCAGCCGAGGAGCAGCCATCTGTGTCAGAAGCATCAGATTCTTGTAATACTGACTCTCGTGTCATCACCAGCCCCTCCAGCGACTCCCTCGACGCTTTGGAGGAAGATGACTTGATTTCATGTTCTTCTTCCTCCGTCCACCCCAGTGTTCCCTCACAAACTCATGCCCATAGCCACTCCCCATTTCAGCTTCATCCCTACTCTCATAGACATGTCCAGGCCCACCTGCTCACCCCTCCACCGGCCCACGCCCATCCACTCATCCACCTCACAGCTCATGGCAGGCGAGGAGGGGGCTGCAGGAGGTCAGGCGACGGAGCCGACCCCCAACTCCTCGCACCCGTCTCCCCCTCTCCGAGCCAAAAATGTTCAGGTAACCCCTGCTCCGATGACAGCTCCCTGTGTTTCGCCGAGCTCTCTCGCCTTGTGGACTTCCTGCCGAGCCCTCCAGAGGCCAGCGAGGACGacgaagatgaagaagaggagttgaggaggaggaggaggaggagggagtcaGCGAGAAGAGCAGGTGAAAGAGGAAGCATTGAGGGAAGTTTTAGGGAACATTCAATGTCCCCTTCCCTGTCCTCCCCCTCACACATGGACTTTGTGTTCAACTTCGACCAAAGCGACGCTCGCTGCTATTACAAACTCTGCTCCAACATCACCCCCGACAGCGCTCGCAGCCTGCCCCGCCCCCCGCATCACAATGAGGGAGAAGAttgggaggaggtggaggaaggtcCGGCTACAGCAGTTGACATGGAGCCCATCCCCATCCTTCAGCCACCACCTGGCTTTGGAGACAGCAGCTCCGATGAGGAGTTCTTTGATGCCAGAGATCGCTTCACTTCCCCTGAAGACCCAACCTTGGGGGCCATGCCAAGAG ATATTCACACAGAGATGAAACTGGACTTCCTCAGCACACTCAGCCTCAGTGACATCAGAGTCTCAGTGACGGACGCAGACAAAGACGGAAACGTGGAAGAAGACAGAAAAGGAGGAGACgaggaaggaggaggcagagagacgtTGTTCCAGCTCAGAAAAAGATCCCGTAAGCGCCGTTCCTTCATGGAAACTGATTACACCTCTAGGGTGTCATATCCAGAGCCAGATCCAGTAAAGCAGGACCTGGTCTCTAGTAGGCTTCATAGGAACCTTTTGGCAGAAGCCAACAATACACAGGTGCTGAGTTCAGATCCTGAACCTTCAGAGCAAACCCAGAATCCAAGTCCTACGGTCTCCTCTTTGACTCACTCTGAAGGAGAACCAGCTCTGCTCGAGTCAAAACCCATCCTGTCTAAATCCTGCTCACGTGGGCCTGGCTCTACTTGTGGTTTGGGGTCTTGTGAGCAGACTAGAGACCCCTCCAGGACCAGGAAACAAGAAATGGAGATGGAACCTGACGCAATGGAATCCAAATCGGTCACAGATCTGGTGAAGGCAGCGTCTCCTACCATCACCGTTGTCCGCTGCCGGGTGGATCCAGACGGGAAGGAGAGCGCCGATCGGAGGGGTGACGGAAAGGAGGAAGgccaggaagaggaggagatgggtgaggggaaagaggagggagaggaggaggaggagacagcagGTGTGTCAGGGAACGGGCCATTCACTAATCATATGTTTTTGCCAGAAAGCACTGAGGAGGAAGGTAATGGGGAAGAAGGGAAGAAAGAAGGGGCGAGAGGGTACTCATCCAGTTCAAAGAGACCACTGATAGGTGCCGAGAGGCAGCCAGAGGCCAACACACTGCCTGCAGGTTTGATAGATGTGAATAAAAAGAGTAGTAATGGCCTTTTGGGAGCGTGTCTGATTGCCCTGGAGCAAAACTCACATGTAGAGGAACATGTGCTTGAAGGTGTGCTTGAAAAGTCATCATACTCACCACCGCCACCTCCACCTTCATCCCCTCTACCTCCAGTACCAGTTCTTCACAAATCCCAAAGTGACTGTTTAGTGCAGGGCGAAGGAAGCAGCGAAAACACGGGAGCCTCAACCGAAATGTGTTCATCTAACTCTGAGGTGATGCCACTCAGCAAACAAAGCCACACTAACAAAGCACAATTCCATTTAGACATCACCACCAGTGAGGATGATGCCATCGGTGTTGTTAGCTCTGCTATGACTACTAGCGACGAAGTTACCGACAGCACCAATTCAGACAATGTTTTTTTCGATGATGACGCAAGTAATTCCTTAAATTCTAGTTCAGGTGACAAAAAAGATGACTGGGCTACAAAGCATAGCATTAGTGCAACTTTGGCTACAGCAAGTAAAAGTGAGTCTCAAATAACTATTAAGTCTCTTACCAACACTGAAGCTCACACAAGAGTTAGTTCAGTAAATTCTGATTATACTCGAGCTATAAACTCTATCACTGCAAAACTTGGAGCTGCAACGAGGGCCACATCCCCTACATTTAATTCAGGTACCAGATTGCAGCGTGAGGTTACACATGCTTCATGTTCGGATCAAAGTATAGACAAACCCAGAAGTAATTCCACTGGGCTAATTGCTGAGGCTAAAGATAGCTTAACTAGTCTTAGTTTAGCGAAAGTTAACGCAACCACGATCCATAATCTCTCCAAAGCGCCTCCTTCTCCGACTCACTTCCTTATCCAGACCTGTTCCCCAAGCATTATGGGTCGCCTATCTGCCTCCACACTGAGGGGGAAGATTCAACAGTTGCCCCTCTATTTATCGCGCTCCCAGGAAGTCCTCAACCAAGCTGGGGTGGGGAATGTAGCTCAGAGTTCTGCTGAGGACAACAACAGGAAGGACGTCGAGATCACCATCAAAGTTACGGATGTTGATGACGTCACGCAAACGATCGACTTCGAAACGGCAGAATCAGTGGAGTCAGATGATTCGGATACAACAGTTACAGGATCTGAAGTGGATGGAGAGTTATTCTTTGAAACAAACATGGCAAAAAGTTCTCATTCTGTGTcagaggtgatggaggtgagcTCTCCATCGCCTGTCCAGACTGAGCCCAAACCCCAACACCAAAAGCTTCTGTACACCGGACCTATCAAGAACACACCAGGACCAATAACAGAGCCCCCAGCCTCCCTAGGTATCAGCCTCCAAAGAGACAGCTCAGGCCTAAAGATGGACACTCCTGGCCCTATAAAAGATGCTCCAGAATCAAAGATGAAGGTCACAAGTCCAGGTGAAGACATTCCAGGTTATAAAATGTATCAGTCATGTTCTATCCTCCCTCCGATAGTGGTGACCACGCAGAACCTAAATGGACCAGGACTCCCTTTTCATAGTCAGTCACAGAAAGTAAGACGGACCAGTAGCGACAGACCTTTGATGGGTTTTTGTAGGCCGAATTCAGACTCACCAAAACCTCTTTCTTCAGGCTGCAAGGTGTTTACTATCTGTGAGGATATCTCCCAGACAAAGAGCCTAGCCGAGGTGGGGACCGCCCCACCATTGAAGTCTGAGTTTGGCTGCACGTCTGTGCTAGCATCTGGATGCGAGTCGGTTGTGGAAGGGGTGCAGGTGCCGCTGGATGCCTGTGGTTGCCCAACGGTGTATACCAACTGCTTCAGCAGCGGGGACAGCTTCGATGAGGAGCTGACCGTCTACGAGTTCTCCTGCCGCACACAGAGCAGCGGCGTGACTCCTGCAGGTGTTCCTCTCATGACCACTCCACCcgttccctccttcctctccacctcctccacccgcTCTCCCTCCTTCCCACGCTCCatccttttctcctcctctacctctgaGCTTAGCCCTCTCCTCTCACCGCTGTCTGACGCCTCTGACCGTTTCCTGCCCCAAATGCACAAGGACACTATCAGTCGGCTAGGCCAGCAGCGCTACCCAGAACCCCCAACAGGTTTCCAAGTACTCCGCGTAGACGTGGACCAGCTCCTTTCCTTTCTGGAAAACAGCGGTGCTGACCGATCTGTGGCGAGCCATGGAGGTCGCCACCCAAGGGACACCTGTCCCACCCACTTTACAGAGAACAAGAGGGTGCTCCAGATAGAGGCGCGGCGGCTGATGTCAGGCTGCCAGAAGGTGGTAGGGATCGGACAGAGCCCACAGGAAATGCTTCACTCCCTGGCTGACAGTTTCCGGACCCTGGTGGAGTTGGCAGGTATATGCCTCTGGTTCTCCGGTTGTGAAAGGTGCGACCGAAGGAACACAGAGGCGGTTGCAGGTCTGGCAGACGTGGCCCGTTCGTTCAGGGACTTCTGTCTGGCAGCAGAGCGAGCCAGCAGCAAACGCAGCTGCCAGGACCCTGAGCTCCAAGTTGCTGGCGAAGCAGTGCACCGCGCTCACCGCCTCCGTCTTCTGCCTCACTCAGCTGTTCCGCACCCTCACTGCACTATGAGTGGTCCACAACCTCTGAagtctttttaa